A DNA window from Flavisolibacter ginsenosidimutans contains the following coding sequences:
- the porG gene encoding type IX secretion system protein PorG: MKSTLFLFLLFASTSAFSQCHLGVFAGGSNYIGDLNDKPFKRTKPAVGLSLNYDVSDRFTLRSGLTIAGLEGGDQYSGSTFLKQNRNLSFKSSITELSLIGELTVFNLNNINWSPYVFGGIAFFHFNPYVKDSGQKIFLRPLSTEGQGLSSWPVNTYSLNQLGIPFGGGVKFNLSEDIRLGVEVGMRRLFTDYLDDVSTSYPDAAELLAAKGPKAVELSYRGNQVPGETAGYPDVGFASKGAERGNPKTKDWYYFTGVHLTFRIGGGYGKTFASGRKRNYGCPSVPL, from the coding sequence ATGAAAAGCACCCTTTTCCTTTTTCTTCTTTTTGCGTCAACCTCTGCTTTTTCCCAATGCCACCTCGGCGTTTTTGCCGGTGGCTCAAACTACATTGGTGACTTAAACGACAAGCCCTTTAAGCGTACTAAACCCGCTGTGGGCCTTAGTTTGAACTACGACGTGTCGGACCGTTTTACCCTGCGCAGTGGCTTGACCATTGCAGGACTTGAAGGCGGCGACCAATACAGCGGCTCCACTTTTTTAAAACAAAACCGCAACCTCAGTTTCAAGTCTTCCATCACCGAACTAAGCCTGATTGGCGAGCTGACCGTATTTAATTTGAACAACATTAACTGGTCGCCTTATGTGTTTGGCGGGATCGCTTTTTTTCATTTCAATCCTTACGTGAAAGATTCCGGTCAGAAAATTTTTCTTCGGCCGTTGAGTACCGAAGGCCAGGGTCTATCAAGCTGGCCGGTGAATACGTATAGCCTGAACCAATTGGGTATTCCCTTTGGCGGCGGCGTAAAGTTTAATTTAAGCGAGGACATTCGTCTTGGTGTGGAAGTTGGTATGCGACGTTTGTTTACAGATTACTTAGACGACGTGAGCACTTCCTATCCCGATGCTGCTGAACTGCTGGCAGCAAAAGGACCAAAGGCCGTTGAACTTTCCTATCGCGGCAACCAGGTTCCCGGTGAAACGGCGGGTTATCCCGATGTTGGCTTTGCAAGCAAGGGAGCGGAGCGTGGCAACCCCAAAACAAAAGATTGGTATTATTTCACCGGCGTTCACCTTACGTTCCGCATCGGCGGCGGTTACGGTAAAACTTTTGCCAGCGGCCGCAAACGCAATTACGGTTGTCCTTCAGTGCCTTTGTAA
- a CDS encoding dipeptide epimerase, with the protein MKVTYKTYNLAFRYPFTISNGRTKTHQPTLIVRLEHLGRVGFGEAPAITYYNIPVEKMVEDLERKRIFVEKFAFTEPERWWHYLHHLFPANPFLVCALDIAGWDLYGQIKGKPLGEFWKPSQPKQTITDYTIGIDTVEKMVAKMQEKPWPVYKIKLGTDNDIAIIEALRKHTDAVFRIDANAGWKASEALEKITAFKDLGVEFIEQPLAKDDWEGMKFLYEKSPLPLYADEACVAESDVDKCHLHFHGINIKLTKCSGLTPALRMIERARELKMGVMVGSMNESTVGSAAIAHLQSLIDYLDADGPLLLREDVATGLLYENNGNVVTSTNPGLGITFTDLYQK; encoded by the coding sequence ATGAAAGTCACTTACAAAACATACAACCTCGCTTTCCGTTATCCCTTTACCATCTCAAACGGAAGAACCAAAACGCATCAACCGACCTTGATCGTTCGCTTGGAGCATTTAGGCCGCGTAGGCTTTGGCGAAGCACCCGCGATTACTTACTACAACATTCCCGTTGAAAAAATGGTGGAAGACCTGGAACGAAAAAGAATCTTCGTTGAAAAATTTGCCTTTACCGAACCCGAACGTTGGTGGCATTATCTTCATCATCTTTTTCCCGCAAATCCTTTTTTGGTTTGTGCGCTGGACATTGCCGGTTGGGATTTGTACGGCCAGATAAAAGGCAAACCGCTGGGTGAATTTTGGAAGCCTTCGCAACCGAAGCAAACCATTACCGATTACACCATCGGCATTGATACCGTTGAAAAAATGGTGGCCAAGATGCAGGAAAAGCCCTGGCCGGTTTACAAAATAAAGCTCGGCACCGACAACGACATCGCCATCATTGAAGCCTTGCGCAAACATACCGACGCCGTTTTTCGCATTGACGCAAACGCAGGCTGGAAAGCCAGCGAAGCGCTGGAAAAAATTACCGCCTTTAAAGATTTGGGCGTTGAGTTTATTGAACAGCCTTTGGCAAAAGACGATTGGGAAGGCATGAAGTTTCTCTACGAAAAATCTCCCTTGCCATTGTATGCAGACGAAGCCTGCGTGGCGGAAAGCGATGTGGACAAATGCCACCTGCATTTTCACGGCATCAACATCAAGCTCACCAAGTGCAGCGGCCTTACGCCGGCTTTGCGAATGATAGAACGGGCAAGAGAACTAAAAATGGGCGTAATGGTTGGCAGCATGAACGAATCTACCGTTGGCTCTGCGGCCATCGCGCATTTGCAAAGCCTGATTGATTATTTAGACGCCGACGGTCCACTCTTGCTGCGGGAAGACGTTGCCACAGGTTTGCTTTACGAGAACAACGGAAACGTCGTCACGTCAACCAATCCCGGTTTGGGCATAACGTTTACCGATCTCTATCAAAAATAA
- a CDS encoding acyl-CoA dehydrogenase family protein: MATDLFQSPDYFLVDELLTDEQKLIRETVRAYVKKEISPIIEDYAQRAEFPQQIVKQLGDLGCFGPTIPSEYGGGGLDYISYGLMMQELERGDSGVRSTASVQGSLVMFPIYQYGSEEQRKKYLPKLASGEWLGCFGLTEPDHGSNPSGMLTNFRDAGDHVILNGSKMWISNAPFAQVAVVWAKDESGEIRGLIVERGMEGFSTPTTHGKWSLRASATGELVFDNVKVPKENIFPNVKGLKGPLGCLTKARYGISWGALGAAMDCYDTALRYSKERVQFDRPIGAFQLQQKKLAEMITEITKAQLLVWRLGSLMNEGRATPQQVSMAKRNSCEIAANIARDARQMLGGMGITGEYSVMRHMMNLESVITYEGTHDVHLLITGMDVTGFNAFK; encoded by the coding sequence ATGGCTACCGATCTCTTTCAGTCACCGGATTATTTTCTTGTTGACGAACTCCTGACCGACGAACAAAAGCTCATTCGCGAAACGGTGCGGGCTTACGTGAAGAAAGAAATTTCGCCCATTATTGAAGACTATGCGCAGCGGGCCGAATTCCCGCAGCAAATTGTAAAGCAGCTGGGCGACCTCGGTTGTTTTGGTCCCACCATTCCATCTGAATACGGCGGTGGCGGTTTGGATTACATCAGTTACGGGCTGATGATGCAGGAACTCGAACGCGGCGACAGCGGCGTACGTTCAACGGCTTCGGTACAAGGCTCGCTGGTCATGTTTCCCATTTACCAATACGGCAGCGAAGAACAGCGCAAAAAATATTTACCCAAACTTGCCAGCGGCGAATGGCTTGGTTGCTTCGGATTAACAGAACCCGATCACGGCAGCAACCCAAGCGGAATGCTTACCAATTTTAGGGACGCCGGCGACCATGTGATTTTGAACGGCAGCAAAATGTGGATCAGCAACGCACCGTTTGCGCAAGTAGCCGTAGTGTGGGCAAAAGACGAAAGCGGCGAGATTAGAGGGTTGATTGTAGAACGCGGAATGGAAGGTTTCAGCACGCCAACCACGCACGGCAAATGGAGCCTTCGTGCATCGGCTACCGGCGAACTGGTTTTCGACAACGTGAAAGTGCCGAAAGAAAATATTTTCCCGAACGTAAAAGGCTTGAAAGGTCCGCTGGGTTGTTTAACCAAAGCCCGTTACGGAATTTCCTGGGGCGCATTGGGTGCGGCCATGGATTGTTACGACACGGCGCTTCGGTACAGCAAGGAAAGAGTGCAATTTGACAGGCCTATCGGTGCTTTTCAATTGCAGCAAAAAAAATTGGCCGAAATGATTACCGAAATCACCAAAGCGCAATTACTGGTGTGGCGTTTGGGCAGCTTGATGAACGAAGGAAGAGCCACGCCGCAACAGGTTTCGATGGCCAAGCGCAACTCTTGCGAAATTGCGGCCAACATTGCCCGCGACGCAAGGCAAATGCTCGGCGGCATGGGCATTACCGGCGAATACAGCGTGATGCGTCACATGATGAACCTCGAAAGCGTGATTACCTACGAAGGCACGCACGACGTGCATTTGCTGATAACGGGAATGGACGTGACGGGGTTTAATGCGTTCAAGTAA
- a CDS encoding protein kinase domain-containing protein, with protein MSDIKQYKEHWEKVSELASGGQGTTIKAISIQDKSALAAVKILNKQNDTERRARMQRETVALSTLLHPKLPKVLDTNTEFWQDTNYKLFLATEFIDGSTLSQANFSATTLNEKIDLTKHICDVIDYCHQRGVIHRDIKPDNIILRNNTIDDPVVIDFGISFNFNDRDDDNLTPTSQHLGNRFLILPEQKVGEVSKRDLRTDVTCLVGLFYYILTNELPTILINEHEQKPHQRVKAKAMIDTFQAHQKNILNNLFDIGFNHLIDKRWQTVRSLIDQLDLLKNSQPDHLTSTDSYLNYIRASTENQTYHDAKSVNNLIQTARIKCREVNNKVVKELGSDWSGAIKVLGNSRRYSSEGYDGEHTISNPILNVSISTFINSYVTGNELVISSLVQGKSGLVTRQEVFRQSLQSEKDWAQCEEALKRQYLEMIAKEIQNSR; from the coding sequence ATGAGCGACATCAAACAATACAAGGAGCATTGGGAAAAAGTATCTGAGTTAGCCAGTGGTGGACAAGGAACCACTATAAAGGCTATAAGTATCCAAGATAAAAGCGCTTTAGCCGCTGTCAAAATTCTGAACAAACAAAACGACACAGAGCGACGAGCAAGAATGCAAAGGGAAACAGTCGCATTAAGCACTCTCTTGCACCCTAAACTTCCAAAGGTTCTTGATACCAATACAGAATTTTGGCAGGACACAAACTATAAATTATTCCTTGCAACAGAATTTATTGACGGGAGCACTTTATCCCAAGCTAATTTTTCTGCAACTACCCTAAACGAAAAAATAGATCTCACAAAGCATATTTGTGATGTTATAGATTATTGTCACCAACGAGGCGTTATCCACAGAGATATAAAACCAGACAACATTATTCTTAGAAACAACACTATTGATGATCCTGTTGTTATTGACTTCGGAATTTCGTTCAACTTCAATGACCGTGATGATGATAATCTAACTCCAACCAGTCAACATTTAGGAAACAGATTTCTAATTCTACCAGAACAAAAAGTTGGTGAAGTGAGTAAAAGAGACTTGCGAACAGACGTAACATGTTTAGTTGGCCTGTTTTATTATATTTTAACTAATGAGTTGCCTACGATTCTAATAAACGAACACGAACAGAAACCTCACCAAAGAGTTAAAGCCAAAGCAATGATTGACACTTTTCAGGCGCATCAAAAGAATATTTTAAACAATCTATTTGATATCGGATTCAATCATCTAATTGATAAGAGATGGCAAACCGTTAGGAGTTTGATTGACCAATTGGATTTGCTAAAGAATTCCCAGCCAGATCACTTAACCTCAACGGACTCATATTTAAACTATATAAGGGCTTCAACAGAAAACCAAACATATCATGATGCAAAGTCTGTGAATAACCTAATTCAGACTGCAAGAATAAAGTGTAGAGAGGTTAACAATAAAGTAGTTAAGGAGTTGGGAAGCGACTGGAGCGGCGCTATAAAGGTATTAGGTAATAGTAGGCGCTACTCAAGTGAAGGATACGATGGCGAGCACACCATAAGTAATCCCATACTTAATGTTTCAATCAGTACATTTATTAATTCTTACGTTACTGGAAATGAGCTTGTGATTAGTTCACTTGTTCAAGGCAAAAGCGGACTTGTCACAAGACAGGAAGTGTTTAGACAGTCACTCCAATCTGAAAAGGATTGGGCACAATGTGAAGAAGCTCTCAAAAGACAATACCTTGAAATGATTGCAAAAGAAATCCAAAACAGCCGCTAA
- the nusB gene encoding transcription antitermination factor NusB yields the protein MISRRNIRVKVMQTIYTLSTLEQTVKPGEPVKILQRHFDQSKELLLYLAYFLTEVAAYAETDSYQRRSKHLPTAEDLNVNTKIAGNEVVWKIREDVSFQQESGRAKPQQRADKDLVRKVYLQLVDTPQYKEYIATPERNPQNEKGLLEFIFSDLLLQNETFLSHIEENFINWDDDGDMVVQVMAGLLQKPGSVSFTEVISPDKWDFAKSLLTTVLEKDEHLQSLIIPKLKNWDPERIAALDMIIMKMGVAEFLYFETIPPKVTINEYIDISKEYSTQQSGQFVNGILDNIHKELVREDKLHKRDFRKA from the coding sequence ATGATTAGCAGACGGAACATAAGGGTGAAAGTGATGCAGACGATTTATACCCTGAGCACCCTTGAGCAGACAGTGAAACCCGGCGAACCTGTAAAAATCCTGCAACGCCATTTCGACCAGAGCAAAGAGCTTCTTTTATACCTCGCCTATTTTTTAACCGAAGTGGCGGCCTACGCCGAAACGGACTCGTATCAGCGCCGCTCTAAGCATTTGCCCACAGCCGAAGACCTGAACGTAAACACAAAGATTGCGGGCAACGAAGTGGTGTGGAAAATTCGCGAAGACGTTTCCTTTCAACAGGAATCGGGACGGGCAAAGCCGCAGCAGCGTGCCGACAAAGACCTTGTCCGCAAAGTTTATTTGCAGCTTGTGGACACGCCACAGTACAAAGAATACATTGCCACTCCCGAGCGCAATCCTCAAAATGAAAAAGGGCTTCTTGAATTTATCTTTAGCGATTTACTTCTGCAGAACGAAACTTTTCTTTCGCACATCGAAGAGAATTTTATTAACTGGGACGACGACGGCGACATGGTGGTGCAGGTAATGGCCGGACTGCTGCAGAAGCCAGGCTCTGTTAGCTTTACCGAAGTAATTTCGCCCGATAAATGGGATTTTGCAAAAAGCCTTCTCACTACCGTCTTGGAAAAAGATGAGCACCTGCAATCGCTCATCATTCCCAAATTAAAAAACTGGGACCCGGAGCGCATTGCGGCTCTCGACATGATCATCATGAAAATGGGCGTGGCGGAATTTCTCTACTTCGAAACCATTCCGCCCAAGGTTACCATCAACGAATACATTGACATCAGCAAAGAATACAGCACGCAGCAAAGCGGGCAGTTTGTGAACGGCATCCTCGACAACATTCACAAAGAATTAGTACGCGAAGACAAATTGCACAAACGCGACTTCCGAAAAGCCTAA
- a CDS encoding DUF1573 domain-containing protein: MKHLFFILIGTSLFACNVNDTKVAGSNDGHAATSAVKDSANFTSIQWLDSTTQSLGNLTEGQVAEISWRFKNTGNKPLVIEDVQPGCGCTVADKPTEPIAPGGEGVIKAKFNSDGHPGHADKHISVLANLSNHNNGGTTQLGFTADVKAKS; encoded by the coding sequence ATGAAACATCTTTTTTTCATTCTGATCGGCACTTCGCTTTTTGCCTGCAACGTGAACGACACAAAAGTTGCGGGTTCAAACGACGGTCATGCGGCCACTTCGGCCGTTAAAGATTCGGCCAACTTTACAAGCATTCAATGGCTCGATTCCACTACACAAAGTTTAGGCAACCTTACCGAAGGCCAGGTAGCAGAAATTAGCTGGCGTTTTAAAAATACCGGCAACAAACCGCTGGTGATTGAAGACGTGCAACCGGGTTGCGGCTGCACTGTGGCCGACAAGCCAACCGAGCCAATTGCTCCGGGCGGCGAAGGCGTCATCAAAGCAAAGTTTAACAGCGACGGTCATCCCGGTCATGCCGACAAGCACATCTCCGTTTTGGCCAATCTTTCCAATCATAACAACGGCGGTACGACCCAACTTGGTTTTACCGCCGACGTAAAAGCAAAATCTTAA
- the yajC gene encoding preprotein translocase subunit YajC, whose amino-acid sequence MSLFLLQAQPGGFGGSGLIFMGLIMVVFWLFFIRPQAKKAKQQKTFIEDLKPGDKVVTIAGIHGKINKLNDDGTISLEINPGSYIKMEKSSISMEWTQQLNKPVATTAVEKK is encoded by the coding sequence ATGAGTCTCTTTTTATTGCAAGCACAACCCGGCGGATTCGGTGGCTCTGGCCTCATCTTCATGGGTTTGATCATGGTGGTTTTCTGGCTTTTCTTCATCCGGCCGCAAGCCAAAAAAGCCAAGCAGCAAAAAACCTTCATCGAAGATTTAAAACCCGGCGACAAAGTTGTAACCATTGCCGGCATTCACGGCAAAATCAACAAGCTGAACGACGACGGAACGATTTCGCTGGAGATCAATCCGGGGAGCTACATTAAAATGGAAAAAAGTTCCATTTCGATGGAGTGGACGCAGCAGTTGAACAAACCCGTTGCAACAACGGCCGTTGAGAAAAAATAA
- a CDS encoding DUF58 domain-containing protein yields the protein MFRRLINFWDNTSFYLDKKIYYAGYAAAALFVLSYFFPSLQTVALFLLLAAAVLILTDAFLLYRKRGLEAERIISNRLSNGDENKVLLRIQNSYDYKVRCTVIDELPLQFQERHWQKELWLQPQTANDLVYELKPQERGEYRFGHINVYTDGPLKMVRRRFVLGEEQTVKVYPSYVQMRRFQLQALANKSSEVGVKRMRKLGHSMEFEQIKEYVRGDDYRTINWKATARKGDWMTNNYTDERSQQIYCLVNKGRVMKMPFNGMTLLDYAINASLVLSSVALQKQDKAGLIAFGQNIDAFVPADKKPTQISNILESLYKQETNFLEPDLEKLFSAVRNRITQRSLLVLFTNFESFDSLERVLPSLKRLAHYHLLMVVFFDNTELKGLIESKAKTVEDIYIKTIAEKYRYEKQLIVKELQKNGIVAVLSTPENLTVNAMNKYLELKTRQSI from the coding sequence ATGTTTCGACGGCTCATTAATTTTTGGGACAACACGTCGTTTTACCTCGACAAAAAAATTTACTACGCTGGCTATGCAGCAGCGGCTTTGTTTGTGCTTTCCTATTTTTTTCCGTCGCTGCAAACGGTTGCACTTTTTTTGTTGCTGGCCGCAGCAGTATTAATTTTAACCGATGCATTTTTACTGTATCGCAAAAGAGGTTTGGAAGCCGAGCGCATCATCAGTAACCGTTTGAGTAACGGCGATGAAAACAAAGTCCTTCTTCGCATTCAAAATAGTTACGATTACAAAGTCCGCTGCACGGTGATTGATGAATTGCCGTTGCAATTCCAGGAAAGACATTGGCAAAAAGAATTGTGGTTACAGCCGCAAACCGCCAATGATTTGGTGTACGAATTAAAGCCGCAGGAGCGTGGCGAATATCGCTTTGGACACATCAACGTTTATACAGACGGGCCGCTTAAAATGGTACGGCGGCGTTTTGTTTTGGGCGAAGAACAGACCGTAAAAGTTTATCCGTCTTACGTGCAAATGCGACGTTTTCAGTTGCAGGCCCTTGCCAACAAATCGTCGGAAGTGGGCGTGAAGCGAATGCGCAAACTGGGCCACAGCATGGAGTTTGAGCAGATCAAAGAATACGTTCGCGGCGACGATTACCGTACCATTAACTGGAAGGCGACGGCCCGCAAGGGCGATTGGATGACGAACAATTACACCGACGAACGCAGCCAGCAGATCTATTGTCTCGTGAACAAGGGCCGTGTGATGAAGATGCCGTTCAACGGCATGACGTTGTTGGATTATGCCATTAATGCCTCGCTGGTTCTTTCAAGCGTTGCGTTGCAAAAACAAGACAAGGCCGGCCTTATTGCTTTTGGGCAAAACATTGATGCCTTTGTGCCCGCGGATAAAAAGCCCACGCAGATCAGTAACATTTTGGAATCGCTGTACAAACAGGAAACGAATTTTTTAGAACCGGATTTGGAGAAACTTTTTTCGGCCGTTCGCAACCGCATTACGCAAAGAAGTTTGCTGGTGTTGTTTACCAACTTTGAATCGTTTGACAGTTTGGAAAGAGTGTTGCCGTCGCTCAAGCGCCTGGCGCATTATCATTTGTTGATGGTGGTATTTTTCGACAACACTGAACTCAAAGGGTTGATTGAATCAAAAGCAAAAACCGTCGAAGACATTTACATTAAAACCATTGCTGAAAAATACCGTTACGAAAAACAGTTGATTGTAAAAGAGCTGCAAAAGAACGGCATTGTGGCCGTGTTGTCTACACCTGAAAATCTTACGGTGAACGCGATGAACAAGTATCTTGAATTGAAAACGCGGCAGTCTATTTAA
- a CDS encoding AAA family ATPase, with translation MEEQQIFETRTDLSQLNDAVQSVRQQIKKIIVGQDEMVKLIITALLADGHVLIEGVPGVAKTLTAKLVARSLAVGFSRIQFTPDLMPSDVLGTPVFNPKEGSFEFKRGPLFSNIVLIDEINRAPAKTQSALFEVMEEKQITVDGKTYPMQPPFMVLATQNPIEQEGTYRLPEAQLDRFLFKVIVPYPTEAEELEILNQFHQMANQDALSAIQSVLHGDTIVRIRKVVKEIVIDEKLLAFIAKLTHQTRNNGSIYLGASPRASLAIMNASKAMAAINGRDFVTPDDILEVVPPVLRHRIILSPDKEMEGVTEDNVIKQIIHSLDIPR, from the coding sequence ATGGAAGAACAGCAAATATTTGAAACACGTACCGATCTCTCGCAATTAAATGACGCCGTGCAAAGCGTACGGCAGCAGATAAAGAAGATCATCGTAGGGCAGGACGAAATGGTAAAACTCATTATCACCGCCTTGCTTGCTGATGGTCATGTGCTGATTGAAGGCGTGCCCGGCGTAGCCAAAACATTAACCGCAAAACTCGTGGCACGTTCGCTGGCTGTTGGCTTTAGCCGCATCCAATTCACACCCGATTTGATGCCCTCTGATGTTTTGGGAACTCCTGTGTTCAATCCAAAAGAAGGCAGCTTTGAGTTTAAACGCGGTCCGCTTTTCAGCAACATTGTTTTGATAGACGAGATCAATCGGGCACCGGCCAAAACGCAGTCTGCGCTGTTTGAGGTGATGGAAGAAAAACAAATTACGGTGGACGGAAAAACTTATCCAATGCAACCGCCGTTTATGGTATTGGCCACGCAAAACCCGATAGAGCAGGAGGGAACTTACCGCCTGCCCGAAGCGCAACTTGACCGTTTTCTTTTCAAGGTGATTGTGCCTTATCCCACCGAAGCAGAAGAGTTGGAAATACTGAATCAATTTCACCAAATGGCAAACCAGGATGCGTTGAGCGCCATACAATCGGTGCTGCACGGTGACACGATTGTGCGCATTCGAAAAGTGGTAAAAGAAATTGTGATTGACGAAAAGCTCTTGGCCTTCATTGCAAAGCTCACGCATCAAACCCGCAACAACGGTTCTATTTATTTGGGCGCTTCGCCGCGGGCTTCGCTGGCCATCATGAACGCATCAAAGGCAATGGCCGCCATTAACGGCCGCGATTTTGTTACACCGGATGATATTCTGGAAGTGGTGCCGCCGGTGCTTCGTCACCGCATCATTCTTTCGCCCGACAAGGAAATGGAAGGCGTTACCGAAGACAACGTCATCAAACAAATCATTCACTCCCTCGACATACCGCGCTGA
- a CDS encoding DUF4350 domain-containing protein — translation MKKAFPYVVGAAVIFLLFVLMRAGSGSSFRQFDNRVTLRQSDKIPYGTRVARGLLPSLFAAANVRNENAAPGRWDSVYATSYKQAVVFVADYFDADKDELEAIANFVERGNYIFIISRAASDDAASFFNVSFNSENAANFYAGVRDSLRLKLDGPGFDSNRLFVYPGMRYDGVLHPLDSTRTVVLGRNEKGFADFVQLNKGSGSIFLHSAPLAFSNYFILHKNNAAYYAQVLSVLPRDLQTIVWDEYYLQKGSSNKQPNWLSALFSYPSFKWGLLIGAATLTLFVLLGMRRRQRMIPPHQKPKNDSLDFVKTLGRLYYDRRDHKNLAAKMTAYFLEHIRSRYKLPTHTLDEDFMQALHFKSGYPLVETRQLVGLIQYIGSVNFVPENELAGFHRQLEAFYQNTQHGRTANI, via the coding sequence ATGAAAAAAGCTTTTCCTTACGTCGTCGGTGCGGCGGTGATTTTCTTGCTCTTTGTTTTGATGAGGGCTGGTTCCGGCTCTTCGTTCCGGCAGTTCGACAACCGCGTTACGTTGCGGCAAAGCGATAAAATTCCGTACGGCACCCGCGTTGCCCGCGGCTTGCTTCCGTCGCTTTTTGCGGCTGCAAACGTTCGAAACGAAAATGCCGCGCCGGGAAGATGGGACAGCGTGTACGCAACTTCCTACAAGCAAGCCGTAGTTTTTGTAGCTGATTACTTTGATGCCGACAAAGATGAACTGGAAGCGATTGCCAATTTTGTCGAACGTGGCAACTATATTTTCATCATCAGCCGTGCGGCTTCGGATGATGCTGCTTCTTTTTTCAATGTCTCGTTCAACAGCGAAAATGCGGCAAACTTTTATGCCGGCGTTAGAGACAGTTTGCGCCTGAAGCTTGACGGGCCTGGCTTTGACAGCAACAGGTTGTTTGTTTATCCGGGAATGCGTTACGATGGTGTTTTGCATCCGCTTGATTCCACACGCACCGTTGTTTTGGGTCGAAATGAAAAAGGCTTTGCTGATTTTGTGCAACTAAACAAAGGCAGTGGGAGCATCTTTCTTCACAGCGCACCGCTGGCTTTCAGCAATTATTTTATCCTGCACAAGAACAATGCGGCCTATTATGCGCAAGTGCTATCAGTGTTGCCAAGAGATTTGCAAACAATTGTGTGGGACGAATATTATTTGCAAAAAGGCAGCAGCAACAAACAACCCAATTGGCTTAGTGCTTTGTTTAGTTATCCATCGTTTAAATGGGGGTTGTTAATTGGTGCGGCTACCTTGACGCTGTTTGTTCTTCTTGGCATGAGGCGCCGCCAGCGCATGATTCCGCCGCATCAAAAGCCGAAGAACGATTCGCTTGATTTTGTAAAAACACTAGGCCGGCTGTATTACGACCGTCGCGATCATAAAAACTTAGCGGCAAAGATGACCGCGTATTTTTTAGAACACATTCGCTCACGATACAAACTGCCCACGCATACGCTTGACGAAGATTTTATGCAAGCCTTGCATTTTAAAAGCGGTTACCCGCTGGTAGAAACGAGGCAACTTGTGGGGCTTATTCAATACATTGGTTCCGTCAATTTTGTTCCCGAAAATGAACTGGCAGGTTTCCACCGCCAACTGGAAGCTTTCTATCAAAATACACAACATGGAAGAACAGCAAATATTTGA
- a CDS encoding stage II sporulation protein M yields the protein MQLVDDLSYAKTYYPTSRVTKYINGLASKIYLGIYQNRKEESNRLLRFWKYDVPLTVYKHGRIILFSFFVFFLFYTVGFFTAKHDPTFVRDVFGNDYVDKTEHNIASGNPFGIYQQGDSFFMWIAIMINNIIVSFKYFGEGLLLGIFSLKALAQESMRVGVFNYMFFDKGMGAKFVLAVMIHGLLELTAIVMSCGAGAVMGTSYLFPGTRSRLDAFKEGVKDGVKIVIGLVPVLMLAAFYEGFVTRYYTMPLLPNLLILASSAAFIIFYFVVYPILLKRKERSVHA from the coding sequence GTGCAATTGGTGGATGACCTGAGCTACGCAAAAACTTATTATCCCACCAGCCGCGTTACCAAATACATCAACGGCCTTGCATCCAAAATTTATCTCGGCATTTACCAAAACCGCAAAGAAGAAAGCAACCGCCTGCTGCGCTTTTGGAAGTACGACGTACCGCTAACGGTTTACAAACACGGCCGCATCATCCTGTTTTCATTTTTTGTTTTTTTTCTTTTTTATACCGTTGGTTTTTTTACGGCCAAGCACGACCCCACTTTCGTTCGGGACGTATTTGGAAACGATTACGTGGACAAGACGGAACACAACATTGCAAGCGGCAATCCTTTTGGCATTTACCAGCAGGGCGATTCTTTTTTTATGTGGATCGCCATTATGATTAACAACATCATTGTATCGTTTAAATATTTTGGCGAAGGTTTGTTGCTCGGCATTTTTTCGTTGAAAGCACTGGCGCAGGAATCCATGCGGGTTGGTGTGTTCAATTATATGTTTTTTGACAAAGGCATGGGAGCGAAATTTGTGCTGGCAGTAATGATTCACGGCTTGCTGGAATTAACGGCGATTGTCATGTCTTGCGGAGCCGGCGCCGTTATGGGAACCTCTTATCTTTTTCCAGGCACACGCAGCCGGCTTGATGCGTTTAAAGAAGGCGTGAAGGACGGTGTGAAGATTGTGATAGGCCTCGTTCCCGTGCTGATGCTGGCCGCTTTTTACGAAGGCTTTGTTACCCGTTATTATACCATGCCTTTGCTTCCCAATCTGCTCATTCTTGCTTCTTCGGCCGCCTTCATTATTTTTTATTTTGTCGTTTATCCAATTCTGTTAAAACGGAAAGAAAGGAGCGTTCATGCGTAA